The following are from one region of the Capsicum annuum cultivar UCD-10X-F1 chromosome 1, UCD10Xv1.1, whole genome shotgun sequence genome:
- the LOC124897698 gene encoding uncharacterized protein LOC124897698, which yields MNIPLVEPLKQMADDTKFIKELVTKMRMVIFEPVNNVHHHSTITCQSLFEKKKDLGAFTIPCTVGSSNFTKVLCDLGASIKLMLLEVYIQLGLGSLKQTFIKLLMEDHTMKKLMGNFCDVLVKAASFIFPTDFVILDCEIDFEVPIILGMSFLMTGHALVDIKSRQIKF from the coding sequence ATGAATATTCCTCTTGTTGAGCCTCTCAAACAAATGGctgatgatacaaagtttattAAAGAGTTGGTGACTAAGATGAGGATGGTGATTTTTGAGCCCGTTAACAATGTGCATCATCATAGTACCATCACCTGTCAATCTCTATTTGAGAAGAAGAAAGATCTTGGAGCATTCACAATTCCATGTACTGTTGGAAGTTCTAATTTTACAAAGGTTTTGTGTGATTTAGGTGCTAGCATTAAGTTGATGTTGCTAGAAGTTTATATTCAGTTGGGGTTGGGGTCACTCAAACAGACTTTTATTAAACTTCTCATGGAGGATCACACTATGAAGAAGCTAATGGGAAACTTCtgtgatgttttggtgaaggCCGCATCCTTTATATTTCCAACTGATTTTGTGATCCTTGACTGTGAGATTGACTTTGAGGTTCCAATTATCTTAGGAATGTCATTCCTTATGACTGGGCATGCTTTGGTTGATATAAAGTCTAGGCAGATAAAGTTTTGA